The sequence below is a genomic window from Pecten maximus chromosome 14, xPecMax1.1, whole genome shotgun sequence.
TTGATTCATACATTGAGCTCAGCTTAATAAGAGGTCAAGACAATTTTGATAAGTATCTCGACAGTGATATGCAATGTATAGAATGTGTTCTGGAATGGAGGAGTATGTTCAAATACGGAGTCGAAAATATAAATTTCGACATTATGGACACAGATCTTTACTTCTTTGTATTTGTGAGTCGTCTGGAGGATACTTGGATAGACCTTCATTTCAGACTTCGTCGAACAGTATATGATACCAGTCAGAATATAGGCTATTGCCCGGATGCAACTTCCTGTGTATTTGACTTTGATATGTCGACGTCCGAAACGCCCGTGGTTTTAATACATGCTAAAGCTAGTAATAAACAGCATTTCGATGTAGAACCTATCACTATACAAACATCGTGTGTTGGGAGAAGTTGgttatttgttataattttcTTCGGACTACCTACTTTTTTATCTATCATATTAAGTATTTTAATTATCAGTCGTTGTTCCGATCCACAACCACAACAGGAATTGCCGCAAAATTCTAGATATCCAGACGAGAGGACCCCGCTACTATGGGATACCATCCGGGCTCCTGCAGTAGTAGTACTTCCGCCGAAATATGAAGACATAGTTCGAGCAGATAATAATCTGCCGTCTTATGAGGAGGCAACTTCAAGCAACACAAGCATCCAACCTAGTAATGTCAATATTGTTGTTCAGCAGCCGTAGCAGATGAAGACTATATTCTGTGATATTGAAGCAGATATTTTGGCTCACAATATATACAGCCAACCGGTGACTGTCGGTCAGCTTAGCAATTCATTCGAGTTAGTTAAATCATCAGAGACATGTTGTGtttttactttttctttttctttttttacattCGTTACTTTTGAAAgttaatcaaataaaaaacatcaagcttaagttataaaaaataaacaataacaaaaaatggTCGtacatcattttaattttttttttaaatgtgatgACTGTTGCATAAAAAGTCCCAATTTGAAGCATAATGTCCAAGTTGGGCTAGCCAATGATCTGGTTTAAAGTATTTGACCTCCAATCAAAAGGTTGTGCTATaagttttataatttgaataataaaataatggAGATTTCGCACATGTTGAGGAG
It includes:
- the LOC117342701 gene encoding uncharacterized protein LOC117342701; its protein translation is MQNRLPSGRGNIRSRDHQIESDDCCVACCCCCCSIWLYLFCCRSMKRTLRVKLLWAYMMILGLTTGVVTGVVLFGSVDTEMSLSDMRIVDRKLSSVFCDNVDIESENFDSMFDAYFMKHKPTILPGIRETYNETYSKFIEEKSDVYKQFYLLTGSTVKITGQVDSYIELSLIRGQDNFDKYLDSDMQCIECVLEWRSMFKYGVENINFDIMDTDLYFFVFVSRLEDTWIDLHFRLRRTVYDTSQNIGYCPDATSCVFDFDMSTSETPVVLIHAKASNKQHFDVEPITIQTSCVGRSWLFVIIFFGLPTFLSIILSILIISRCSDPQPQQELPQNSRYPDERTPLLWDTIRAPAVVVLPPKYEDIVRADNNLPSYEEATSSNTSIQPSNVNIVVQQP